Proteins from a single region of Candidatus Bathyarchaeota archaeon:
- a CDS encoding CBS domain-containing protein has translation MASNVTVKDIMQKDVKTVENNTVVKDVITLMNKYDKDAILVIQSGKPTGIITVKDILIRAVEAEVPLRTVIARMVYTNPLVVIDQNATLKEAAELMKHWNIKHLPVVDKNGALVGMVDDRQIVHADPKLIPIMEYARRK, from the coding sequence ATGGCAAGCAATGTCACAGTAAAAGACATCATGCAAAAAGACGTTAAAACAGTAGAAAACAACACCGTAGTAAAAGACGTAATCACACTCATGAACAAATACGACAAAGACGCAATCCTCGTCATCCAAAGCGGCAAACCAACAGGCATCATAACAGTAAAAGACATCCTAATCCGCGCAGTCGAAGCAGAAGTACCACTAAGAACAGTCATCGCAAGAATGGTTTACACAAACCCACTAGTAGTCATCGACCAAAACGCAACCCTCAAAGAAGCAGCCGAACTCATGAAACACTGGAACATAAAACACTTACCAGTCGTCGACAAAAACGGCGCACTCGTCGGCATGGTAGACGACAGACAAATCGTCCACGCAGACCCAAAACTAATCCCCATAATGGAATACGCACGCCGAAAATAA